The following are from one region of the Ignavibacteriota bacterium genome:
- a CDS encoding S8 family serine peptidase: protein MKSFLLFLLLNISLSSLLYSQVEVSSRLQNAMSEANPEDYIKVIVLLRDQVDVISMDEQFYRESVSIQQRAYLLINALQEKARNTQTNLISYLNEKSAQGRVFKYESFWISNLIAVEAKLDVINELMFRMDVSQIDLDAILELDKPVEVFENAPEGIESVEPGVKIINAHLLWAMGITGQGRLVMGIDTGVQLLHPALQYKWRGNHVPYNQAWFDPSGGTTTPNDCDYHGSHTMGTMVGRSITTADTVGVAINAEWIAAKTICSSPHTSNSIAAFQWAINPDGNPATTDDMPDVISNSWYDPDVTNECSGIYKTTLDAVEAAGIAVVFSAGNNGSGASTITKPKNINTNSVNVFCVANINGASWLAGSNDPITSSSSRGPSLCGGTGSLLIKPEVSAPGTSVRSCNSSGGYTSATGTSMAAPHVAGAVALLKQAFPNLTGRQILEALYNTARDLGTAGEDNTYGTGLIDVYAAFLSLGTPDTTPPDPISNLLVINPTSNSLTLQWTVPYDSTINGITDYDIRYSLNPITNETTFNNATPLNFAGTPDTIGATETFNVTGLNFSTTYHFSIKSSDMWGNWSNISNPISGTTWIAPQISAVPLSINKIISPQSTETDTLTISNVTVLPSTLDFTVSLENNTFPDGLVNVKLLPKIYDFNSEENISDKENNSGNNGVSIDGQGGPDLFGYEWIDSNDPNGPQYTWYNITANPSAVQVSFPNGSLDDGWTNAIQIGFPFEFYGNQYNNLFLSTNGFISFNALTSSYITNAQIPATGLPNNLIAPFWDDLDGRTQGTVHYLPDGDKFYIQFTNWQKYNATGSLTFQVVLYQNGRIMLYYNNMNATLTSATVGIENSNGTDGLQVTYNSAYVSNNLAVKISSDPDWLSNNISSGRIYNSNSIEVVLTFISEDYPLGLYTMDVLITSNDPVNSSITIPVSMQIANIFEITSFTALLEGFYDGSVMVADSVAIELRNTSSPYSLVDQTKILLNSSGQGTARFTNTSNGIPYYIILKHRNAIETWSALPQTFSANTLNYDFTTGQNKAFGNNLKLVGSKWCIFGGDVNQDGYINTPDLNLVYSQNISGVTGYIPTDLNGDSFTEIEDLNIVFRNSILNIQKQTPP from the coding sequence ATGAAATCTTTTCTTCTGTTTTTATTATTGAATATATCATTATCATCACTTCTCTACAGCCAGGTAGAAGTGAGTTCGAGACTTCAAAACGCAATGTCTGAAGCAAATCCTGAAGATTATATTAAAGTAATAGTTCTCTTACGGGATCAGGTAGATGTTATATCTATGGATGAACAATTTTACAGGGAATCAGTCTCTATTCAGCAAAGAGCTTATCTACTGATTAATGCACTACAAGAAAAAGCAAGAAACACACAAACAAATCTTATATCTTATTTAAATGAAAAATCAGCACAGGGAAGAGTTTTTAAATACGAATCATTTTGGATAAGTAATCTTATAGCGGTGGAAGCAAAACTTGATGTAATTAATGAATTAATGTTTCGTATGGATGTAAGTCAAATTGATCTCGATGCAATACTTGAATTGGATAAACCGGTCGAAGTTTTTGAAAATGCACCAGAAGGTATTGAATCAGTTGAACCGGGTGTGAAAATAATTAATGCACATTTGTTATGGGCAATGGGAATCACAGGACAGGGAAGATTGGTCATGGGAATTGATACTGGTGTTCAGCTTCTACATCCTGCACTTCAATACAAGTGGCGAGGAAATCACGTTCCATACAATCAGGCTTGGTTTGATCCGTCAGGTGGAACAACAACACCAAATGATTGTGATTATCATGGTTCACATACAATGGGAACAATGGTCGGAAGATCAATAACAACCGCAGATACAGTGGGTGTCGCAATAAATGCAGAATGGATTGCAGCGAAAACTATTTGCTCGAGTCCGCATACTTCAAATTCTATTGCTGCATTTCAATGGGCAATAAATCCGGATGGAAATCCAGCCACAACAGACGATATGCCAGATGTTATCAGCAACAGTTGGTATGATCCTGATGTCACAAATGAGTGTTCAGGAATTTACAAAACCACTCTCGATGCAGTTGAAGCTGCAGGAATAGCAGTTGTATTTTCAGCGGGAAACAACGGATCTGGTGCTTCGACAATCACAAAGCCAAAAAATATTAATACGAATTCTGTAAATGTATTTTGTGTTGCAAATATTAATGGTGCGTCGTGGCTTGCAGGATCAAACGACCCGATAACAAGTTCATCAAGCCGAGGTCCTTCACTTTGCGGAGGAACAGGCTCGTTGTTAATTAAACCTGAGGTATCAGCTCCGGGAACGTCTGTTCGTTCTTGTAATAGTTCTGGTGGATATACATCAGCAACCGGAACCTCAATGGCAGCTCCGCATGTTGCTGGTGCAGTTGCTTTGTTAAAACAAGCTTTTCCAAATCTTACCGGAAGACAAATTCTTGAAGCGTTATACAATACTGCCAGAGATCTCGGAACAGCAGGTGAGGACAATACTTATGGAACAGGTTTGATAGATGTTTATGCTGCTTTTTTATCTTTGGGTACTCCAGATACAACACCGCCTGATCCGATTTCAAATCTATTAGTCATTAATCCAACTTCAAATTCACTTACTCTTCAATGGACAGTTCCTTATGATTCCACCATAAATGGAATTACTGATTATGATATCAGGTATTCACTGAATCCAATTACCAATGAAACAACTTTCAATAATGCAACTCCATTAAACTTTGCAGGAACACCGGATACAATAGGTGCTACTGAAACTTTCAATGTAACGGGATTAAATTTTTCAACTACATATCACTTTTCAATTAAGTCAAGTGATATGTGGGGTAATTGGTCAAATATTTCAAATCCAATTTCAGGAACAACCTGGATTGCTCCGCAAATATCTGCAGTTCCATTATCAATTAATAAAATAATTTCACCGCAATCCACTGAAACAGACACGCTAACTATTTCGAACGTAACAGTGTTACCTTCTACTCTTGATTTTACTGTTTCATTGGAGAATAATACATTCCCAGATGGATTGGTTAATGTAAAACTACTCCCAAAAATTTATGATTTTAACTCGGAAGAAAATATTAGTGATAAAGAAAATAATTCTGGAAATAATGGAGTTAGCATTGACGGACAAGGAGGGCCTGATTTATTTGGTTATGAGTGGATCGACAGCAATGATCCGAACGGTCCACAATATACGTGGTACAATATCACAGCAAATCCTTCGGCAGTTCAAGTATCTTTTCCAAACGGATCGCTCGATGATGGATGGACAAACGCAATTCAAATCGGTTTCCCGTTTGAATTTTACGGAAATCAATACAACAATCTTTTTTTAAGTACAAACGGATTTATAAGTTTCAATGCTTTAACATCTTCGTATATAACTAATGCACAGATACCGGCAACAGGATTACCAAATAATTTAATCGCTCCGTTCTGGGATGATCTTGATGGAAGAACACAAGGCACTGTTCACTATTTACCGGATGGTGATAAATTTTATATTCAATTCACAAACTGGCAAAAGTATAACGCAACCGGCTCACTTACATTCCAGGTAGTTCTTTATCAAAACGGCAGGATAATGTTATACTATAATAATATGAATGCTACTCTTACCTCTGCAACTGTTGGAATTGAAAATTCAAATGGAACAGATGGTTTACAGGTCACGTACAATTCTGCTTACGTTTCAAATAATCTTGCAGTGAAAATATCATCTGATCCTGATTGGCTATCAAACAATATTAGCAGTGGAAGAATATACAACAGCAATTCAATTGAAGTGGTTTTGACTTTCATCTCCGAAGATTATCCGCTCGGTTTATACACGATGGATGTTTTGATTACGAGTAACGATCCTGTTAATTCATCAATAACAATTCCAGTTAGTATGCAGATTGCAAATATTTTTGAGATCACATCTTTTACTGCTTTGCTGGAAGGATTTTATGATGGGTCAGTTATGGTTGCTGATTCAGTAGCAATTGAACTTAGAAATACATCCTCTCCTTATTCATTAGTTGATCAGACTAAAATATTATTGAACAGCAGTGGTCAGGGAACAGCAAGATTCACAAATACATCAAATGGGATTCCATATTATATAATACTCAAACATAGAAACGCGATTGAAACGTGGAGTGCTCTCCCTCAAACATTTTCTGCAAATACACTTAATTATGATTTTACAACCGGGCAGAACAAAGCATTCGGAAATAATTTAAAACTTGTTGGAAGTAAGTGGTGTATTTTCGGTGGAGATGTAAACCAGGATGGTTACATTAATACACCCGATTTGAATTTAGTCTATTCGCAGAATATTTCCGGAGTAACTGGATATATTCCGACAGATTTGAATGGTGATTCATTCACGGAGATAGAAGATCTGAATATAGTGTTCAGAAATAGTATCCTGAATATTCAGAAACAAACTCCGCCATAA
- a CDS encoding T9SS type A sorting domain-containing protein, with protein MKKLLYILFVVLLILLNYTTLKSAPFDTGMNELQQPDEKTFIGRIWGDEFFYWMETENGYRFVQSGDGWYYYATLDRYGEFATTIYKVGIDSPEASEVTLTIYNTLGQKVDEIVNTTLEAGRYSYQWNATDIDSGIYIYELRANKFISSKKMIFLK; from the coding sequence ATGAAAAAGTTGTTATACATTCTGTTTGTAGTATTACTGATTTTATTGAACTACACAACTCTAAAGTCTGCCCCGTTTGACACAGGAATGAATGAGCTACAACAACCGGATGAAAAAACATTCATTGGAAGAATTTGGGGTGATGAATTCTTCTACTGGATGGAAACAGAGAATGGCTACCGTTTTGTTCAGTCAGGTGATGGATGGTATTATTATGCAACACTTGATCGATATGGTGAATTCGCAACTACCATTTATAAAGTAGGTATTGATTCGCCTGAAGCATCGGAAGTAACTTTGACAATTTACAACACATTGGGACAGAAGGTAGATGAAATAGTGAACACAACATTGGAAGCAGGAAGATACAGCTACCAATGGAACGCCACCGACATTGATAGCGGTATTTATATTTATGAATTAAGAGCGAACAAATTTATTTCTTCAAAGAAAATGATATTTTTAAAATGA
- a CDS encoding T9SS type A sorting domain-containing protein has protein sequence MNRIDRFGRRVWSETGIFLINTGTSIKVVRASDGNYYAQVNRNLYRIRNNGEIARSDSITLGNMVPDQAGGLVLSGKTGSINNIKLVAQRKDSLGNNLWQEPYVEIADSLYINTELRIQFNSGYYYYGWSGTKNGINRIAQFQALRFDGSKLFSNGSIEISGNTPIGSPYIIPSDSGRTILIWNDATIASSTMSQMYDTLGNILWDDNGIVVSYPAIAYENTTDGQGGFITIGPINQFTIIAQQVNKYGYLGEIITSIPQEDQEIFPTEIILYQNYPNPFNSITNISYSIPKEGKISIKIYNSLGELIKTIADDFVSAGFHEVNLSSDNLPSGIYLYKLQTETKFITKKLLIIK, from the coding sequence ATGAATAGAATTGATAGGTTTGGTCGGAGAGTTTGGAGTGAAACAGGTATATTTCTAATCAATACGGGTACCAGTATAAAAGTAGTAAGAGCAAGCGATGGTAACTACTATGCACAGGTTAACAGAAATTTATACAGGATAAGGAATAATGGAGAGATAGCAAGAAGTGATAGCATCACGCTTGGAAATATGGTACCTGATCAGGCAGGAGGGTTAGTATTAAGCGGAAAAACAGGCAGTATAAACAATATAAAGCTTGTAGCACAGAGAAAAGACTCACTCGGTAACAACCTCTGGCAGGAACCTTATGTTGAGATTGCGGATAGTCTCTATATAAATACAGAATTAAGAATACAATTTAATAGTGGTTATTACTATTATGGGTGGAGCGGTACAAAAAATGGAATAAACCGAATTGCTCAATTTCAAGCGTTGAGATTTGATGGGAGCAAATTATTTTCGAATGGCAGCATTGAGATTAGTGGAAATACTCCGATAGGCAGTCCGTATATTATTCCATCAGATTCTGGCAGAACAATTTTAATATGGAATGATGCAACAATTGCGTCTTCCACAATGAGCCAAATGTACGATACTCTTGGTAATATCCTGTGGGATGACAATGGCATTGTAGTTTCTTATCCTGCAATAGCATATGAGAATACAACCGATGGGCAAGGTGGTTTTATAACCATTGGTCCGATAAATCAATTTACAATAATTGCGCAGCAAGTTAATAAGTATGGATACTTGGGCGAGATTATTACTTCAATTCCTCAAGAAGATCAAGAGATATTTCCAACAGAAATAATTCTATACCAAAACTACCCCAATCCCTTTAATTCAATCACGAATATTAGTTATTCAATTCCCAAAGAAGGAAAGATTTCTATAAAAATTTATAATTCTTTAGGTGAGCTAATTAAAACAATTGCAGATGATTTCGTTAGCGCAGGATTTCACGAAGTTAATCTATCATCTGACAATTTACCATCAGGAATCTATCTCTACAAATTGCAAACAGAAACAAAATTCATAACTAAAAAATTATTAATAATCAAATAA
- a CDS encoding T9SS type A sorting domain-containing protein, with the protein MMGSIMKNLLKRLLAVFIFFNGNNLNSAPFDTGMNELQQPDEKTFIGRIWGDEFFYWMETENGYRFVQSGDGWYYYATLDRYGEFATTIYKVGIDSPEASEVTLTIYNTLGQKVDEIVNTTLEAGRYSYQWNATDIASGIYIYELRANKFISSKKMIFLK; encoded by the coding sequence ATGATGGGAAGTATAATGAAAAATTTGTTAAAAAGATTGTTAGCAGTTTTTATTTTCTTCAATGGAAATAATTTGAATTCAGCACCATTTGACACCGGAATGAACGAGCTACAACAACCGGATGAAAAAACATTCATTGGAAGAATTTGGGGTGATGAATTCTTCTACTGGATGGAAACAGAGAATGGCTACCGTTTTGTTCAGTCAGGTGATGGATGGTATTATTATGCAACACTTGATCGATATGGTGAATTCGCAACTACCATTTATAAAGTAGGTATTGATTCGCCTGAAGCATCGGAAGTAACTTTGACAATTTACAACACATTGGGACAGAAGGTAGATGAAATAGTGAACACAACATTGGAAGCAGGAAGATACAGCTACCAATGGAACGCCACCGACATTGCAAGCGGTATTTATATTTATGAATTAAGAGCGAACAAATTTATTTCTTCAAAGAAAATGATATTTTTAAAATAA
- a CDS encoding T9SS type A sorting domain-containing protein, with protein MRTHYIYIWILITAYVINAQWSTDPNNNLVVAVGWDPHIVSDSAGGCYITYNYGSFYPQKLAVERLDKYGYKPWGDKKQILGELPEQWQAQIIEDGEGGVIVSYDDNQVVGTDFTSRVRVQKVDSAGNFLWGQTGVRVTTEETNHGQGGLVSDGDGGCVIVWQNYDERILMNRIDRFGRRVWSETGIFLINTGTSIKVVRASDGNYYAQVNRNLYRISQNGTIIRRDSVTLGYPVPDPEGGVILSGKVWNGMIPKLVAQRKDSLGNNLWQEPYVEIADSLHINTMLSIIQYRGYYLYGWMGRKNGDNEILQIQGIRHNGTLLFNEGSISLSDNPGGTTHIPIIPSDSGSCLFISNYTNTFVGTFGQKIDTLGLLKWNSNQVLLSYPELNYLNTTTDCAGGAIGVGYYNSDFGIRVFKVSSKGILGEIITVSESKSEEIVIGESFLFQNYPNPFNYSTIIKYQIPKEGQVRILLYNILGEKLKILSDEYQYVGTYTLTFYSNDLSSGIYLYTLETGLKVLTKKLTIIK; from the coding sequence ATGAGAACACATTACATATACATTTGGATTTTAATAACTGCATATGTAATAAACGCCCAATGGTCCACTGACCCAAACAACAATCTTGTTGTTGCTGTTGGCTGGGATCCGCATATTGTTAGTGATAGTGCGGGTGGATGCTATATAACTTACAACTATGGAAGTTTTTATCCGCAAAAGCTAGCTGTCGAAAGACTGGATAAATATGGATACAAACCTTGGGGCGATAAAAAACAAATACTTGGTGAACTACCTGAACAATGGCAGGCGCAAATAATTGAGGATGGTGAAGGCGGAGTAATTGTAAGCTATGATGATAACCAAGTTGTTGGAACAGATTTTACCAGCAGAGTTAGAGTACAGAAAGTTGATAGCGCTGGCAATTTTTTATGGGGGCAAACAGGTGTAAGAGTAACAACAGAAGAAACTAATCACGGACAAGGTGGATTAGTCAGCGATGGAGATGGAGGCTGCGTAATTGTATGGCAAAACTACGATGAGCGAATCTTAATGAATAGAATTGATAGGTTCGGTCGGAGAGTTTGGAGTGAAACAGGTATATTTTTAATTAATACGGGTACCAGTATAAAAGTAGTAAGAGCAAGCGATGGTAACTACTATGCACAGGTTAACAGAAATTTATACAGGATAAGCCAAAATGGGACGATAATTAGACGAGATAGCGTTACGCTTGGTTATCCAGTACCGGATCCAGAAGGTGGAGTAATATTGAGCGGTAAAGTATGGAATGGAATGATACCAAAGCTTGTAGCGCAAAGAAAAGATTCACTTGGCAACAACCTTTGGCAGGAACCTTATGTTGAAATTGCTGATAGCCTTCATATAAATACCATGCTAAGTATTATTCAATATCGTGGATATTATTTATATGGTTGGATGGGTAGGAAGAATGGTGATAATGAAATATTACAAATTCAAGGGATTAGACACAATGGAACGTTATTATTTAACGAAGGTTCAATTTCTCTAAGTGATAATCCTGGTGGAACAACACATATTCCTATAATTCCATCTGATTCAGGTTCGTGTTTATTCATAAGTAATTATACAAATACCTTTGTCGGTACATTTGGGCAGAAGATCGATACTCTGGGATTATTGAAATGGAATTCAAATCAAGTTCTATTGAGTTATCCGGAACTAAATTATTTAAACACAACAACTGACTGTGCTGGTGGAGCAATTGGTGTAGGGTATTATAACTCAGATTTTGGAATTCGAGTGTTTAAGGTAAGTTCAAAAGGAATTCTTGGTGAAATAATTACTGTTTCAGAAAGTAAAAGTGAGGAAATTGTTATTGGCGAGTCATTTTTGTTTCAGAACTATCCTAACCCATTCAACTATTCTACAATTATAAAATACCAAATTCCAAAAGAAGGTCAGGTAAGAATTTTACTTTACAACATTCTCGGTGAGAAACTAAAAATACTTTCAGATGAATATCAATATGTTGGTACCTACACGTTGACATTTTATTCGAATGATTTATCGTCTGGAATTTACCTGTACACTCTGGAAACAGGTTTAAAGGTATTAACTAAAAAATTAACAATCATTAAATGA
- a CDS encoding T9SS type A sorting domain-containing protein — translation MDTRDTPTSDSAYIYASYSDNGGVTWAANQRISNQKMRIDCSTCGGGGTPRYQGDYDAIVSTNNQAMMMWSDFRFGDFGSYVAYFPDFAMKVSPPNSTIVSNNDSAFIFINVPGVKLYNSTAIFSANITPNPPSGSFIIDFPQGNTLSSFPGTVTMRIRTSGNVTLGNYTINIEGKGPNGTPVHRRTASIQVVVPALDFGVNILVFDNCMNQVPLEFGTAPGATDCYDVGLDVSAPPPPPAGAFDGRFLSCSEHWFTDIRATNTSSERIWSLLYTPASDCSPASISWNPAQLPAAGYFHLVDPINGNMVNVNMRTTNHYTDVIGLGHLQIKYNYQICNNYNIINGWNLLSLPIDVINHNYLTLFPTAISGTLYGYAGSYYTTENILNGMGYWLKFPSSQISQVCGTDRTEVILSLNTGWNIIGGPNCNVPLSSVSDPGGIIVPGTLYGYTGSYVNASSIDITKGYWIKANGPGTITISCINVVMKENDELEKITENTKEFSQIEITDRENNTQRLYFNGKLTGGIGSESYSLPPVPPAGVFDARLEDDYRLTENEEAEIKIQAREYPIRIKITNLKNGVEYRLVEIVNGEEAGSHRVIDGEEIIINNESVNKLKIEKEGEIPEAYSLEQNYPNPFNPSTTIKFDLPEASEVTLTIYNTLGQKVDEIVNTTLEAGRYSYQWNATDIASGIYIYELRANKFISSKKMIFLK, via the coding sequence ATGGATACAAGGGATACTCCAACAAGTGACAGTGCATATATATATGCAAGTTATTCTGATAATGGCGGTGTCACATGGGCAGCGAATCAAAGAATATCAAATCAAAAAATGAGAATTGACTGTTCAACTTGTGGTGGTGGTGGAACCCCACGTTATCAGGGTGATTATGATGCTATCGTTTCAACAAATAACCAGGCGATGATGATGTGGAGTGATTTCAGATTCGGAGATTTTGGAAGTTACGTTGCTTACTTCCCGGATTTTGCGATGAAAGTTTCTCCACCAAATTCAACTATTGTTTCCAATAATGATAGCGCATTTATATTTATTAATGTACCTGGAGTGAAGCTCTATAATTCAACGGCAATATTTTCTGCGAATATAACACCGAATCCACCGAGTGGTTCTTTCATCATTGATTTTCCTCAAGGCAATACTTTAAGTTCATTCCCGGGAACTGTCACAATGAGAATAAGGACTTCCGGAAATGTTACTCTAGGAAACTATACGATAAATATTGAAGGCAAAGGTCCAAATGGAACTCCTGTTCACCGCCGGACTGCATCAATACAGGTGGTAGTTCCAGCACTTGACTTCGGAGTAAACATATTAGTATTTGATAATTGTATGAATCAGGTTCCATTGGAATTTGGGACAGCACCAGGCGCAACGGATTGTTATGACGTTGGATTAGATGTATCAGCACCGCCTCCTCCTCCGGCAGGAGCTTTCGACGGAAGATTTCTCAGTTGCAGCGAACATTGGTTCACAGATATCCGGGCAACAAATACATCCTCAGAAAGAATCTGGTCATTACTATACACACCAGCCAGTGACTGTTCACCAGCAAGCATAAGCTGGAATCCAGCACAGCTTCCGGCAGCAGGATATTTTCATCTAGTAGATCCGATAAACGGAAATATGGTAAACGTAAATATGAGAACAACGAATCATTATACAGACGTGATAGGTTTGGGTCATCTTCAGATAAAATACAACTACCAGATATGTAATAATTATAATATAATCAACGGATGGAATCTGTTGAGTCTTCCAATAGATGTAATTAACCACAACTATCTGACATTGTTTCCAACGGCAATATCCGGGACGTTATACGGATATGCAGGTTCATATTATACAACAGAGAATATATTGAATGGAATGGGTTATTGGTTGAAGTTTCCATCGTCACAGATAAGTCAGGTATGTGGAACAGACAGAACAGAAGTTATATTAAGTCTGAACACAGGCTGGAATATAATAGGAGGACCGAACTGCAACGTGCCGTTGAGCAGTGTGAGTGATCCGGGAGGAATAATAGTACCGGGGACATTGTATGGATACACAGGGAGTTATGTAAATGCAAGTTCGATAGATATAACGAAAGGATACTGGATAAAGGCAAACGGACCGGGGACGATAACAATAAGCTGCATCAATGTAGTGATGAAAGAAAATGATGAATTAGAAAAAATAACAGAAAACACAAAAGAATTCAGTCAGATAGAAATAACGGACAGAGAGAACAACACGCAGAGGTTGTACTTTAACGGAAAACTGACAGGTGGAATAGGAAGTGAAAGTTATAGTCTGCCTCCAGTACCGCCGGCAGGAGTGTTTGATGCAAGACTGGAAGACGATTACAGGTTAACAGAAAATGAAGAAGCAGAAATAAAGATACAGGCGAGAGAATATCCGATAAGAATAAAAATTACAAACCTGAAGAATGGGGTAGAATATAGATTGGTAGAGATAGTGAATGGAGAGGAAGCAGGAAGTCACAGAGTAATAGATGGCGAAGAAATAATAATAAATAATGAATCAGTCAATAAGCTGAAGATAGAGAAAGAAGGAGAAATACCGGAAGCATATAGTTTAGAACAAAACTATCCGAATCCATTTAATCCATCAACGACAATAAAGTTTGATTTGCCAGAAGCATCGGAAGTAACTCTGACAATTTACAACACATTGGGACAGAAGGTAGATGAAATAGTAAACACAACATTGGAAGCAGGAAGATACAGCTACCAGTGGAACGCAACTGACATTGCAAGCGGTATTTATATTTATGAATTAAGAGCGAACAAATTTATTTCTTCAAAGAAAATGATATTTTTAAAATAA
- a CDS encoding T9SS type A sorting domain-containing protein, giving the protein MKKKLVITSILFLIFIQNINAQGWQWIDTGFPVHIFDMSFPPGQSNVGFAVGSTLIFNGDGIVLKTTDGGSNWMKISVDTLPGLKAVYFTSLNVGYAGGYQNFLMKTTDGGASWQSLMIDSKLWYFNNIKFYDDNNGVVISYPKSVYRTSDGGISWDSTYGVKRSVEDICYADDTNLFIVGGDQKIYKSTSGGFLWTEVYSGTLLQQFYGVDFFDENYGLVCGDSGKVLVTTDSGTNWTFNTVNNIVSLSDVHIIDAQNSFVVGSPEQIYKSTNAGSSWISDFNGGANISLYKILFTENHAGLISGSQGKILKNTDYIVPVELTSFTPVEYLLEQNFPNPFNPSTTISFVLPEAAEVTLKIYNTLGQKVAELVNTTLESGRYSYVWRAENFPNGTYIYELRANDFKLFKKMILLK; this is encoded by the coding sequence ATGAAAAAAAAATTAGTAATAACGTCAATTTTATTTTTGATCTTTATTCAAAATATTAATGCACAGGGTTGGCAATGGATTGATACCGGATTTCCGGTCCATATATTTGATATGAGCTTTCCACCCGGGCAAAGTAACGTAGGTTTTGCTGTAGGATCTACTCTAATTTTCAATGGCGATGGCATTGTGCTTAAAACTACAGATGGAGGATCAAACTGGATGAAAATTTCTGTAGATACTCTTCCAGGTTTAAAAGCAGTTTATTTTACATCATTAAATGTCGGATATGCAGGCGGGTATCAGAACTTTTTGATGAAAACTACAGATGGAGGAGCCTCCTGGCAATCTTTAATGATTGATTCAAAGTTGTGGTATTTCAATAACATTAAATTCTATGATGACAATAATGGAGTTGTTATCAGCTATCCAAAATCAGTTTATCGAACATCTGACGGTGGAATAAGTTGGGACTCAACTTATGGAGTAAAACGAAGCGTCGAAGATATATGTTATGCAGATGACACAAATCTTTTCATCGTTGGAGGTGATCAGAAAATATATAAATCAACTTCCGGTGGTTTTTTGTGGACTGAAGTTTATTCAGGTACTCTGTTACAACAATTTTACGGGGTTGATTTCTTTGATGAAAATTATGGATTAGTCTGTGGTGATAGCGGTAAAGTACTTGTGACAACTGACAGCGGTACAAATTGGACATTCAACACAGTAAATAACATAGTGTCGTTGTCCGATGTTCATATTATTGATGCACAGAATTCCTTTGTGGTTGGTTCGCCTGAACAAATTTACAAAAGTACAAATGCGGGATCATCATGGATTAGTGATTTCAATGGTGGTGCAAATATTTCGCTGTATAAAATTTTATTTACTGAAAACCATGCTGGATTGATTTCTGGGTCACAAGGAAAAATTCTAAAGAATACAGATTATATTGTTCCGGTTGAGTTGACGAGCTTTACTCCAGTAGAGTATTTATTAGAACAGAATTTCCCAAACCCATTCAACCCTTCAACCACAATAAGTTTTGTGCTTCCAGAAGCAGCAGAAGTAACACTGAAGATTTACAACACATTAGGACAGAAGGTAGCTGAATTAGTAAACACAACACTTGAATCAGGAAGATATAGTTACGTTTGGCGGGCGGAAAATTTTCCTAATGGAACTTACATCTACGAATTACGAGCGAACGATTTTAAATTATTTAAGAAGATGATACTGCTCAAATAA